A window of Pseudoalteromonas sp. MEBiC 03607 genomic DNA:
GGGCGTTTATCTTCCCTACAGGTGGTCCAGAGCCTCGTCATCCATCACAATTATACGAAGCCTTTTTAGAAGGTTTAGTGCTGTTTTTAATCTTACAATGGTTTATTAAAAAGCCACGTCCAGCGGGCAGTGTTGCTGGGGTGTTCTTACTTGGTTATGGTGTGTTTAGATTTATTGTTGAATACTTCCGTGAGCCAGATGCTCATTTAGGTTTATTCGCAGGCGTTATTTCAATGGGACAAATCTTATCATTGCCAATGGTCATCGGTGGCCTTGGTTTGTTAATATGGGCCTATAAAAAGCCGCAACACAGCGTGGCAAGCAAAGCATAACAAGAGCTAATCAATGAAACAGTATTTAGATTTATGTCAACGCATCGTTGATGAAGGTGTGTGGGTTGAAAATAAGCGCACTGGCACCAAATGTTTAACCGTTATTAATGCCGATCTTGAGTATGATGTGGCAAACAATAAGTTTCCACTGATCACTACACGCAAGAGCTTTTATAAGGCTGCAATCGCAGAGTTACTTGGTTACTTGCGTGGTTACGATAGCGCTGCACAGTTTCGTGAAATTGGCTGCATGACTTGGAATGCAAACGCTAACGAGAATAAGGCTTGGCTCGAAAACCCGCATCGTCGCGGCGAAGACGACATGGGTCGTGTATATGGTGTGCAAGGCCGCAGTTGGCAACGCCCTGATGGCAGCCACCTTGATCAGCTAAAAAAGGTTATTGATAACTTATCAAAAGGTATTGATGATCGCGGTGAGATCATCACTTTTTATAACCCTGGTGAGTTTGAGCTGGGCTGTTTACGCCCTTGCATGCACACTCATACCTTTTCTTTGTTGGGTGATACTCTATACTTAACATCATATCAACGCAGCTGTGATGTGCCGCTAGGCTTAAACTTTAATCAAATACAATGCTTTGTGTTACTTGCTTTAGTTGCACAAATCACTGGGCACAAACCGGGCAAGGCATACCATAAAATTGCTAATGCGCATATTTACGAAAATCAACTGGAGTTGATGCGTGATGTGCAGCTTAAGCGTGAGCCTTTCGCGTCGCCAGAATTAAAAATAAACCCAAATATTAAATCACTAGAAGACATTGAAACCTGGGTTACAAAAGACGATTTTGAAGTAGTAGGTTATCAGTGTCACGATGCAATTAAGTATCCGTTTTCAGTGTAAGAACAATAAAATTTAAGGAGAAATCAATGAAAGCTGTGATCCCAGTTGCTGGCCTTGGCACGCGAATGTTACCTGCAACGAAAGCGATTCCAAAAGAAATGTTGCCTATTGTCGACCGTCCTTTGATCCAATACGTAGTGAATGAAGCGATTTCGGCTGGTATTAAAGAAATTGTTTTAGTTACCCATTCAAGTAAAAACTCAATTGAAAACCATTTTGACACGAGCTTCGAGTTAGAAGCGACTCTTGAGAAGCGTGTTAAACGCCAATTACTTGCTGAGGTACAATCAATTTGCCCTAAAGATGTAACCATCATTCATGTTCGTCAGGGTGAAGCGAAAGGGCTAGGTCATGCTATCAACTGTGCAGCTCCGATTATTGGTAATGAACCATTTGTGGTTATTTTACCTGATGTGATCATTGATGATGTAGCAAGCGATCTTAAAAAAGACAACTTAGCAGAGATGATCCAACGCTTTGAAAAAACAGGTGAGAGCCAAATTATGGTCGAGCCTGTGCCAAAAAACGAAGTAGACAAATTTGGTGTTGTTGACCTAGGCGATGCAAAAATTCAGCAAGGCGAAAGTGCAGCTATTTTAAACATGGTTGAGAAACCGCCAGTTGATCAGGCTCCTTCAAACCTTGCGGTTGTTGGCCGTTACGTATTAAGCAAAAATATTTGGCCACTACTTGCAAAAACTCCAGCAGGTGCCGGCGATGAAATTCAATTAACTGACGCTATTGCTATGTTGATGGAAAAAGAAATTGTTGATGCTTATTCAATGAAAGGCAAAAGCCATGATTGTGGTAGCAAGATTGGCTACTTAAAAGCAATTGTTGAATTTGCGCTTCGCAGAGAAGAATTTAAAGATGAATTAAGCGACTTTATTAAATCGCTTGTTAAATAGTTAAGCTATCTAATTAAAAATAATATAAAAAGTGCCTATACGGCACTTTTTTTATGTTTATTTACCTTCCTAATTTTTTGTTCATTATGCAAATAATGACTTTTCTGATATACCTTTGTCCTAACACATTGTTATGATTGAATGTAATTAAAATGTTTCATTGCATATTGGTTGATAATTTATTCTACTCAAGTGTTGAAACCTAGCTCATTGCATTATTTGCCATTTTAGGACGTAGACTTGAAGTGGATGTTTTTTCATGGCCGCTTTTTGAAACGCTAAATAAAAAACAATGTGTTAGTATTTTTATTTGATACCTAAAATGATCTTATTCGCCTTGGTGTACAGGTAAGTGCTAACAGCGAGTCTTCTTGAATGAGAAGAAATTTTTTATGGTATGTTTAAGAACTCTGATTATGAAATGTTGTGTGAAGCCTTTACGTTACAGTATATGCCTAGTGGCGTGTTTGACTGTGTCAGGTTGCAATAATACGACAACCTCTTTTCTTTCCCCTAAACAATGGCCCTTATTGCACCTTGTGCAATTGTTGAGTCAAAATATTATAAAAGTAGATAGCTCTCCCTCTTTCGTTAACCAACACGCAGCGCTTGAAACAGTTCCTGCTGGTTCATTGAATAGCACGTTAATTGAGCAACCGTTTAAACATGAATATGCCTTTGCTGTGCAGCTTGCATCGGTTCAATCAAAGCCATTACTCGCTTATTCTGTTAAAAAAATGACCAAGCGTGCCCCCAATATTTTTCAAGGTGAGCCTATTTTAAATATTGAAACCGCTACTGTTGAGCAACACACGTTTTATCGTCTTAAATATGGTGGTTACAAGTATTTTAAAAACGCACAAGCAGACTGCGAAGCCATAAAACGTCAAGGGATCGATTGCTTCGTAAGCAAGTACACGGATAATCGCGTTTACTTTTAATGTAATTCTTTTTAACTGGGTTGGCATTTTGTTTGCTAGAATTTATGCCTGTTTTTTAGAGTTGACGTTTACATGATTTTTTTTACTCTTCTTAGGCATTTGTTCATTATCTTAAGTTTATCAACTTTGGCAGCGTGTATGATGACGCAAGAGCAAGATGAGCCTGTTTACACTAAGCAGCAAGTGCAACCTGAGCTCGCTACTGACAATAATCAAGCTGCAGGTGTGCAGCTGGGGCTATATTTGTCAGTGAATAAAGTGAGTCATCAAGTATTGAAGCTAAAACATGATTATCCTAATGCTTTACAAGGGCTTAGTTTTCGCTTTAAACAGCGTGATCAAAAGGGAGTCACTTTGTATGCGCTGCGTGCAGGACCTTTTAAAAACTACAGCCAGGCCAGCGCTTTTTGTGAGATTGCTAAAAAAATGGGTCAGTCATGTGTAACTGCAACATTTGTTGGCGAGATGCTTTAATTATTACTTTTTGTATAAAATAATAATCGCAGCTACTTTGCTCTTCATAATTAACAGCCTCGCATACTCGGCCTGAGTAGCGATTATAACCAGCAAGCAGACTTATCATTAAAAGGCTTATTCGCTTAGATAAATACCAACTCGAAATACAGAAACCACCCATGGGGATAAGCCTGAAACTAACAGCGTTAAAAATTACTTATTGACGATTGTATGGATGCAGAGGGTAGAGCAATGCAGGAGCAACTGCCAGGAACAGCTAAATAACCAAATTGGTATCAGAGTTTCTCGTTTCTAGACTATCAAGGTAAATCTCGCCAATAATAATAGTTAGGCATAATTATTGCTTTGTATTTGTCATGTTGAAAGAGGATGGCAAATATGCGTCTGTTAGTTTATTTCGTTTTTTTAGTGTTAGTGGGTTGTAGCTTAATCGAAGAGCAACAAAAAACGCCCCCTAGAGAAACGCCAAAATCACCGATGGCTCCTTATACAGTGCATCAATATGTTACTGATTTAAGTAGTCAGTTAAGTCGTATTCAAGGCCCTTACAAAGGTAATGCGCGCATTGCTGTTACGAGCTTTTACATGGCAGATGGCCTGGGGACTAAGTTGGCGCAAGACCAAGGCAGTGGCTTGAGTCAGCAAATTCAAGAGAGCTTACTTACGCAATTTACCCAGCTAGGCTTTCATACTATCGAATATCGATTAGAAAATACTTTAAATTTGCAGCCAACGGCCGATAGTGTACTTAGTCGCGATATAAAAACCTTACGCCAACGTCAGAATATTGACTTTGTTATTACCGGCACACTTACCCGGCAACAACATGCCTATATAGTGAATGCTCGACTCGTCAATACAAAAGATCAGCGTGTTGTATCTGCGGCAAGTACAGAGATCCCGATAAACGTTATGTGGGGAGCTGAAAAAGTACAGCAGCGTAATGGTCAGTTGTATCGAAGCGAATATTAAGAGGAATTCAATTAATGAAACGTTTAATTTTAAGTATGTGTTTGCCTATGGGATTTGGTTGCTCTTCGATGCTTGCTAGTGATACACCTGAACAGCACGATGAACCACAGCTAATGGCTCAACGAGAAGTGGCTGCACCGCATAGTAACGACAGCGTATTTCAAACTAATCAAGCCGTGTTAAACAACAGTAGTTTTACCGCAGCGCCAACTCGTAAAAATATCAATCATTATGTACGTGGCATCATGCAAGACTTAGTTGAAAACTTGCAATATGTGAACGATAAAACCCCTATTGCTGTTTCAAGCTTTGTGTATCTAGATGCTGACTACAACTCAACCACGTTGCTAGGCAACCAGCTCGCTGAAAGTTTTATTCACGAACTGCATACCTTTGGTGTACCTGTTGTCGATTTCAAAACGACCGATTATATGCGTGTAACGCCTAGTGGTGATTATGTATTTAGCCGAGATTATTTAGAGCTTAACCAAGACCAAAACTTTAATTATGTGCTAGCCGGCACCCTAGTTAACCATCAAAGCGGGGTACTGGTGAATGCTCGTATCGTTGGTTTGGCAAGTAAAGCCGTGGTGGGATCTGCACAAGGGTTTATTCCGCAATCTGTGGTCGATGCCTTAGATAGCACCAATCGTAGCGACGGAATAATGCTAAAACAAGCAAGTGAGTAAGGTATGAAAGGTATTTTCTTAGCATTCATATTATTAGCGCTGTCAGGTTGCCAATTACTTGCTGAGCAAGGCGAGGCAAATCAAAGCACGGCTAACACCACATCATCACAAGCTGATTACGTTGCTATGTTGCAAGAGCTCGAGCAAAAAGAGTCGCAACAAACGAACGAAAATCACCGCTTATTTGTGCCTTATCAGCATCACAAAACGCTGGTTAATTATGTTGAGCAAATGGCACTTGAATTAGTTGATACCATGCAGCAAGAAAGTGAGTTAGGTATTGCAATAACGACGTTTGTCGATCTTGATACAAGCTTAAAAAGCAGCTCGCAACTTGGCAATCAAATCGCCGAGTCTATGATGTACCAACTACAAAAGTTTGGTTATGGGGTTGTTGATTTTAAAGCGATGGATGTGATTAACGTAACCGCCCGCGGTGATTTTGTTATGTCGCGTGACGTAGAAGAGCTTGCTGAGCGCCGTATCGCTAGCCATGTGTTAGCAGGCACACTAATTTATCGAACCAATGGTGTAGAAGTAAATGCCCGAGTAGTGAATTTAAATTCCAAACTCGTTGTTGCTAGCGCGCAAAAAGTGATCCCGTACTTTGTACTCAAAAATGAGTCGATTCAATTCGCAACAGCCAAACTAAATTAGCAGCTTGTTAATACCAATCGGTAAAGTACCTTACCGATTGGTACAAATGCTTGATTCAAAAAGCCTTAGCCCGTTATAATTTTAGCTACAAGCTACAAGCTACAAGCTACAAGCTACAAGCTACAAGCTACAAGCTTTACCTCAGCTTTTGAGTGGCCTCTTAGTTAAATGGATATAACGGCCCCCTCCTAAGGGGCAGTTACAGGTTCGATTCCTGTAGGGGCTACCAAACCTCACCTTTTGAATATCACCCCCAATAATTTCACCATAAATGTAATTATTAATGACCAAAGTAATACTGAAAATTATTAAAGTCTATTAAGGTAGACTTTAATAGAGGTATTGTGATTATTTGCATATAAAGTCTATTGTATTGGACTTTATTGTGGCTTTTAAGTCTTATAACTGTAAAAGTCTTTTTAAGTAGACTTTATTTGATTTTATGGTGTAGGTTGAAATTAAAGTCTGATAGATTAGACTTTAATAGAAACATTGTTCAAATTGAGATTGTGATGGCAAAGAAAGTTAAAGCGAGTAAATCCCCAGATTTAAGTAGGGCGTTCACACCTTCTTTGCTAGGTGACGTTATTAAAGCGAAGAGAACACAAAGCAATATCACGCAAACTGACGCTGCATTACTTTCGGGTATATCAAAGCAGACATACATAAATATTGAACAAGGTAGTGCTGATGTAAAAGTGGCCTCGTTAATGAAAGTTGTCTCGGCATTAGGCGTAAAGATATCAATTGAGCCATGGCAAAGTGATAGCACAGCTAACTCACCGCTGGAGGATGAGAATGACGTCTGGGTCTGATAGATATACGCTCGATATAATTTATAGCCAAAAGCTGGTTGGTAAATTACATCTTTCTAGAGAAAGCGATAATTTATCATTGAGTTATCAACAAGAGTGGGTGGATGAGGGCTTTCCAATATCTCCTCATTTACCTTTTGGACATGACATACCTTCTGTCAATATCAGACGTTTTTTACAAAACTTACTACCCGAAAATAAGGGGCTAGATTATTTAATAGATTACTTAGGGGTATCACGGACGAATGTATTTGCTCAGATCGGTGGAATTGGTAAAGATACCTCTGGGGCTATGATGTTTTTACCTGAAGGTGCTTTAAACGATAAAGTAAAAAGTAACTTTATCGCTATTAGTGATGCTGAACTGATCAAAAAGTTATCTGATCCTCAATTTTGGCATTTGGAAGTCTGGGACGGCAAACCAAGATTGTCAGTAGCAGGTGTTCAATCAAAATTAAATGTATTGTCAGTTGATGGCAAGTTAGGTTTTGGTGAAGGAGACCTTTGTTCTACCCATATTATTAAGTTTGAAAAGAATAATCAGCAACATCTTGTTATAAATGAATTTGTAACAATGAAACTTGCAAAACTAGCTGGGCTAAGTGTTGCAGAGGTTGAGCTTAAATATTTTGATCACCACCCTGCATTACTTGTAGAAAGATTCGATAGAAAATTGTTTAGCCCTGAAAATGTAAAGCGCAGGCATATGATTGATGCATGCCAAGCTTGTAATTTAGGGGTTGATAAAAAGTACGAAAGAAATTTAGGTAAGCAGCGAGATGTTCGTCACATTCGTGATGGTGCAAGCTTTGAAAAATTGTTTGCGCTATCTAAACTCTGCGAAAACCCAATAGCGGCAAAAATTGAAATTTTAAAGTGGGCGTTATTTAATCTTTGTATCTACAACTCAGATGCACACGGTAAAAACTTTAGCTTTTTTGTGCAAAAATCAGGTCTAATCCCTGCGCCATTTTATGATTTAGTAAACGTTAAAATGTATCCAGAGTTTGAACAGGATCTAGCTATGAGTATAGGAGATGAGTTTGACCCAGATGCAATTAATGCCTATCAGTTAGTTGACTTTGCAGATGAAAATGGAATTTCAAAAAAGTTACTACAAAGCCATCTAACTAAAATAGCGACAAGTATTAAAAATAATTTACAACAGGCGATATCGCTTGTTGATAGCCCTTCAAAATCACAAGTGTCATATTTAAAGCATTACTTTGATATAGTTAATGCACGTTGTGAGCACTTTCTTGAACAGGCAACTGTAATCCCTGATATCGAACTATAGTTTATAGCTTAGAAATTAACGTTTGATTGTTAATTTCTAAATTGCGGGTTATTGCTCGTTTTTAAACTAAATTAACCCGTTACTTTTTCAAGCTCACCTGTGCGCCATGGTTCAATGATGATTTTGATATGGTCATTTGGTTTAAATAAGGTGTCAAACGCACCTTGTACGCCGTCTATGCCGACTTTACCAGTACGCATTTTTTGCCATGCGATCTTGCCTGACGCGATGTTCTCAAGTGATTGTGCAAACTCTTCTGGCTGGTAGTAATAAGAGAAAATAAGGTCTAACTCTTTCACTGTGGCATAGGCAAAGTTAACGTTTAGTGGCGCGGTATGTACACCTGTTACAACGATTTTTGCTTTTGCTGGCGCACGTAAAATGTAGTCGTTTAATAAGCGGCTTACACCAGCACATTCAAAAATAACCACTTTATTATTGTCTGCAAGGGCTGCTGCTTTGGCTGCTTCATCATCTAGGGTCGGGTTAACATATTCAGTCGCACCAAACTCAAGAGCGACGTGTTTTTTGCTCTCTTGTGGGTCTGAGGCAATAATATGTTTAACACCTTGCAATCTAAGTGCTGCAATTGCGGCAAGGCCAATTGGGCCACAACCAACCACGATTGCTATGTCGTCATTACTCATTTGTGCGCGGTTTACCGCATGCAAGCCAACAGCAAGGGGTTCTGTAATGGCTGCGGCTTCCGATGGGACTGCATCAGGAATAGGTAATAACAAAGCTTCATCAACGATAAAGTATTCAGAATAGGCACCATATAGCCCTGGGGTTACACCTACGCCAGCACCGCCGGCAGAGAGTAAGATTGGCACTGAGGTTACACGGGTGCCTTTAGCAAGTTCGCCTTTGGTATTTGGGCCGTAGCTGACGATTTCTGCCGCATACTCGTGACCTAGTAATACTTCTTGGTCATCACCTGCATCGTTTGCCATGATGCCCAAGTTTTTATAGATATCAAATACATCACTGGTATGGCGGGTGATATGAATATCTGAACCGCAAATACCGCAAGCAAGGCTTTTTACGAGTACTTGGCCTGGTCCTGGTGTTGGAATATCAATTTGTTTTACATGCAGTTTACCATTTTGCATGGCTACAGAGTTCATTTGAGTCATTTGTGTGTCCTCGATCAATCACGAAGAAGTTTCTTCGTTTCGATCTCTAGACTAAAGTAAAGTGACTGGTGATATCTTGACTTTTTACGCCAAAAATACAACAAATTGCGA
This region includes:
- the galU gene encoding UTP--glucose-1-phosphate uridylyltransferase GalU; protein product: MKAVIPVAGLGTRMLPATKAIPKEMLPIVDRPLIQYVVNEAISAGIKEIVLVTHSSKNSIENHFDTSFELEATLEKRVKRQLLAEVQSICPKDVTIIHVRQGEAKGLGHAINCAAPIIGNEPFVVILPDVIIDDVASDLKKDNLAEMIQRFEKTGESQIMVEPVPKNEVDKFGVVDLGDAKIQQGESAAILNMVEKPPVDQAPSNLAVVGRYVLSKNIWPLLAKTPAGAGDEIQLTDAIAMLMEKEIVDAYSMKGKSHDCGSKIGYLKAIVEFALRREEFKDELSDFIKSLVK
- a CDS encoding FlgO family outer membrane protein; the encoded protein is MRLLVYFVFLVLVGCSLIEEQQKTPPRETPKSPMAPYTVHQYVTDLSSQLSRIQGPYKGNARIAVTSFYMADGLGTKLAQDQGSGLSQQIQESLLTQFTQLGFHTIEYRLENTLNLQPTADSVLSRDIKTLRQRQNIDFVITGTLTRQQHAYIVNARLVNTKDQRVVSAASTEIPINVMWGAEKVQQRNGQLYRSEY
- a CDS encoding SPOR domain-containing protein — translated: MMTQEQDEPVYTKQQVQPELATDNNQAAGVQLGLYLSVNKVSHQVLKLKHDYPNALQGLSFRFKQRDQKGVTLYALRAGPFKNYSQASAFCEIAKKMGQSCVTATFVGEML
- a CDS encoding thymidylate synthase, with the translated sequence MKQYLDLCQRIVDEGVWVENKRTGTKCLTVINADLEYDVANNKFPLITTRKSFYKAAIAELLGYLRGYDSAAQFREIGCMTWNANANENKAWLENPHRRGEDDMGRVYGVQGRSWQRPDGSHLDQLKKVIDNLSKGIDDRGEIITFYNPGEFELGCLRPCMHTHTFSLLGDTLYLTSYQRSCDVPLGLNFNQIQCFVLLALVAQITGHKPGKAYHKIANAHIYENQLELMRDVQLKREPFASPELKINPNIKSLEDIETWVTKDDFEVVGYQCHDAIKYPFSV
- a CDS encoding FlgO family outer membrane protein yields the protein MKGIFLAFILLALSGCQLLAEQGEANQSTANTTSSQADYVAMLQELEQKESQQTNENHRLFVPYQHHKTLVNYVEQMALELVDTMQQESELGIAITTFVDLDTSLKSSSQLGNQIAESMMYQLQKFGYGVVDFKAMDVINVTARGDFVMSRDVEELAERRIASHVLAGTLIYRTNGVEVNARVVNLNSKLVVASAQKVIPYFVLKNESIQFATAKLN
- a CDS encoding zinc-binding dehydrogenase, with amino-acid sequence MTQMNSVAMQNGKLHVKQIDIPTPGPGQVLVKSLACGICGSDIHITRHTSDVFDIYKNLGIMANDAGDDQEVLLGHEYAAEIVSYGPNTKGELAKGTRVTSVPILLSAGGAGVGVTPGLYGAYSEYFIVDEALLLPIPDAVPSEAAAITEPLAVGLHAVNRAQMSNDDIAIVVGCGPIGLAAIAALRLQGVKHIIASDPQESKKHVALEFGATEYVNPTLDDEAAKAAALADNNKVVIFECAGVSRLLNDYILRAPAKAKIVVTGVHTAPLNVNFAYATVKELDLIFSYYYQPEEFAQSLENIASGKIAWQKMRTGKVGIDGVQGAFDTLFKPNDHIKIIIEPWRTGELEKVTG
- a CDS encoding FlgO family outer membrane protein; protein product: MKRLILSMCLPMGFGCSSMLASDTPEQHDEPQLMAQREVAAPHSNDSVFQTNQAVLNNSSFTAAPTRKNINHYVRGIMQDLVENLQYVNDKTPIAVSSFVYLDADYNSTTLLGNQLAESFIHELHTFGVPVVDFKTTDYMRVTPSGDYVFSRDYLELNQDQNFNYVLAGTLVNHQSGVLVNARIVGLASKAVVGSAQGFIPQSVVDALDSTNRSDGIMLKQASE
- a CDS encoding SPOR domain-containing protein, translated to MSQNIIKVDSSPSFVNQHAALETVPAGSLNSTLIEQPFKHEYAFAVQLASVQSKPLLAYSVKKMTKRAPNIFQGEPILNIETATVEQHTFYRLKYGGYKYFKNAQADCEAIKRQGIDCFVSKYTDNRVYF
- a CDS encoding HipA domain-containing protein; its protein translation is MIAQLTHRWRMRMTSGSDRYTLDIIYSQKLVGKLHLSRESDNLSLSYQQEWVDEGFPISPHLPFGHDIPSVNIRRFLQNLLPENKGLDYLIDYLGVSRTNVFAQIGGIGKDTSGAMMFLPEGALNDKVKSNFIAISDAELIKKLSDPQFWHLEVWDGKPRLSVAGVQSKLNVLSVDGKLGFGEGDLCSTHIIKFEKNNQQHLVINEFVTMKLAKLAGLSVAEVELKYFDHHPALLVERFDRKLFSPENVKRRHMIDACQACNLGVDKKYERNLGKQRDVRHIRDGASFEKLFALSKLCENPIAAKIEILKWALFNLCIYNSDAHGKNFSFFVQKSGLIPAPFYDLVNVKMYPEFEQDLAMSIGDEFDPDAINAYQLVDFADENGISKKLLQSHLTKIATSIKNNLQQAISLVDSPSKSQVSYLKHYFDIVNARCEHFLEQATVIPDIEL
- a CDS encoding helix-turn-helix transcriptional regulator, with amino-acid sequence MKLKSDRLDFNRNIVQIEIVMAKKVKASKSPDLSRAFTPSLLGDVIKAKRTQSNITQTDAALLSGISKQTYINIEQGSADVKVASLMKVVSALGVKISIEPWQSDSTANSPLEDENDVWV